The following coding sequences are from one Amphiprion ocellaris isolate individual 3 ecotype Okinawa chromosome 19, ASM2253959v1, whole genome shotgun sequence window:
- the wipi1 gene encoding WD repeat domain phosphoinositide-interacting protein 1 isoform X3 — MRMQAAATCRLTANRRRRSCDVGRQLFLFCFFSSSSPDLDLRTLKDPNSRRIRAHLQGGRRFRSGRFGAFLRCGFVFRRHRATRCCRSQASSPGRRAGRRPPGSRMESTEAGGSGADGTELRFGCASFNQDSTSLALGTRTGYKLFSLTMVEKLDCIHESAETPDVYIVERLFSSSLVVVVSSAMPERMNIYHFKKGTEICNYSYPENILAVKLNRQRLVVCLEESIYIHNIKDMKLLKTLLNTPSNPSGLCALSITHSNSYLAYPGSFSTGEVVVYDTISLNTVTVIPAHDSPLAALTFNASATRLASASERGTVIRVFSVPEGLRLFEFRRGMKRYVSISSLCFSPDGLYLVSSSNTETVHIFKLEPLGPSAEDEAASWTAYMGKMFSAASTYLPAQVSGMMSQDRAFATVHLLSAAQRNVCTLAVIQKLPRLLVATAEGQLFIYNVDPLQGGECTLAFKHRLFGAEDEQSEGEPEGLEVPAQSCPSYAETAALPPSAPVTATLTGYSEDGGAKKGEVIPEHEFAAGPVCLDDENEFPPVSIQRS, encoded by the exons ATGAGAATGCAAGCAGCCGCAACGTGTCGACTGACAGCCAATCGCAGGAGGCGGAGCTGTGACGTAGGCCGTCAGCTGttcttgttttgcttcttttcctcttcttctccggATCTGGATCTCCGAACCCTGAAGGACCCGAACTCACGCCGAATCCGAGCTCATCTCCAGGGAGGCCGCAGGTTCCGGTCCGGACGGTTCGGAGCTTTTCTCCGCTGTGGATTCGTCTTCCGCCGACATCGAGCGACGAGGTGCTGCCGATCCCAGGCCTCCAGTCCAGGGCGGAGGGCGGGAAGGAGGCCGCCGGGATCCAGGATGGAGAGCACCGAGGCTGGAGGGTCTGGAGCCGACGGAACCGAGCTCCGGTTCGGCTGCGCCTCCTTCAACCAAGACTCCAC GTCTCTGGCTTTGGGAACCAGAACCGGCTATAAGCTGTTTTCTCTGACCATGGTGGAGAAACTGGACTGCATCCATGAGAGTG CAGAGACTCCAGATGTCTACATCGTGGAGCGTCTGTTCTCCAGCAGTCTGGTTGTCGTGGTGAGCAGTGCCATGCCAGAGCGCATGAACATCTACCACTTCAAGAAGGGCACGGAGATCTGCAACTACAGCTACCCCGAGAACATCCTGGCTGTCAAGCTTAACCGACAG AGACTAGTGGTGTGCCTTGAAGAGTCCATCTACATCCACAACATCAAAGACATGAAGCTGCTGAAGACTCTGCTCAACACTCCGTCCAACCCCTCAG GTCTCTGTGCTCTTTCCATCACTCATTCCAACTCCTACCTGGCATATCCGGGCAGCTTCAGCACCGGGGAGGTGGTCGTGTACGACACCATCAGTCTG aaCACTGTCACTGTGATTCCTGCTCATGATAGTCCTCTAGCAGCCCTCACCTTCAACGCTTCAGCCACCAGACTCGCCAGCGCCTCAGAGAGG GGCACCGTCATCCGAGTCTTCTCTGTTCCTGAAGGACTACGTCTGTTTGAATTCCGCCGAGGCATGAAGAG GTACGTCAGCATCAGCTCTCTCTGCTTCAGCCCCGATGGTCTCTATCTGGTCTCCTCCAGCAACACAGAGACCGTCCACATCTTTAAACTGGAACCACTGGGACCAag TGCTGAGGATGAAGCTGCCTCCTGGACAGCGTACATGGGGAAGATGTTCTCAGCAGCTTCCACCTATCTACCTGCCCAGGTGTCTGGGATGATGAGTCAGGACCGGGCCTTTGCCACCGTTCACCTGCTGTCAGCTGCTCAGAGGAACGTCTGCACTCTGGCTGT GATCCAGAAGCTTCCCCGGCTGCTGGTGGCTACAGCTGAAGGCCAGCTGTTCATCTACAACGTTGATCCTCTTCAGGGTGGCGAGTGCACGCTGGCCTTCAAACACAG GCTGTTTGGAGCTGAGGATGAGCAGAGCGAAGGAGAACCTGAAGGGTTGGAGGTCCCAGCTCAGTCCTGTCCATCCTACGCTGAAACTGCTGCTTTACCTCCGTCTGCTCCGGTTACTGCAACCCTGACCG GCTACTCTGAAGATGGCGGCGCTAAGAAAGGAGAAGTCATTCCAGAACACGAGTTTGCTGCTGGACCTGTTTGTCTGGATGACGAGAACGAGTTTCCTCCTGTGAGCATCCAGAGGAGCTAA
- the wipi1 gene encoding WD repeat domain phosphoinositide-interacting protein 1 isoform X2, which translates to MRMQAAATCRLTANRRRRSCDVGRQLFLFCFFSSSSPDLDLRTLKDPNSRRIRAHLQGGRRFRSGRFGAFLRCGFVFRRHRATRCCRSQASSPGRRAGRRPPGSRMESTEAGGSGADGTELRFGCASFNQDSTSLALGTRTGYKLFSLTMVEKLDCIHESETPDVYIVERLFSSSLVVVVSSAMPERMNIYHFKKGTEICNYSYPENILAVKLNRQRLVVCLEESIYIHNIKDMKLLKTLLNTPSNPSGLCALSITHSNSYLAYPGSFSTGEVVVYDTISLNTVTVIPAHDSPLAALTFNASATRLASASERGTVIRVFSVPEGLRLFEFRRGMKRYVSISSLCFSPDGLYLVSSSNTETVHIFKLEPLGPSAEDEAASWTAYMGKMFSAASTYLPAQVSGMMSQDRAFATVHLLSAAQRNVCTLAVIQKLPRLLVATAEGQLFIYNVDPLQGGECTLAFKHRLFGAEDEQSEGEPEGLEVPAQSCPSYAETAALPPSAPVTATLTGYSEDGGAKKGEVIPEHEFAAGPVCLDDENEFPPINWCRNGTGGVQVRRS; encoded by the exons ATGAGAATGCAAGCAGCCGCAACGTGTCGACTGACAGCCAATCGCAGGAGGCGGAGCTGTGACGTAGGCCGTCAGCTGttcttgttttgcttcttttcctcttcttctccggATCTGGATCTCCGAACCCTGAAGGACCCGAACTCACGCCGAATCCGAGCTCATCTCCAGGGAGGCCGCAGGTTCCGGTCCGGACGGTTCGGAGCTTTTCTCCGCTGTGGATTCGTCTTCCGCCGACATCGAGCGACGAGGTGCTGCCGATCCCAGGCCTCCAGTCCAGGGCGGAGGGCGGGAAGGAGGCCGCCGGGATCCAGGATGGAGAGCACCGAGGCTGGAGGGTCTGGAGCCGACGGAACCGAGCTCCGGTTCGGCTGCGCCTCCTTCAACCAAGACTCCAC GTCTCTGGCTTTGGGAACCAGAACCGGCTATAAGCTGTTTTCTCTGACCATGGTGGAGAAACTGGACTGCATCCATGAGAGTG AGACTCCAGATGTCTACATCGTGGAGCGTCTGTTCTCCAGCAGTCTGGTTGTCGTGGTGAGCAGTGCCATGCCAGAGCGCATGAACATCTACCACTTCAAGAAGGGCACGGAGATCTGCAACTACAGCTACCCCGAGAACATCCTGGCTGTCAAGCTTAACCGACAG AGACTAGTGGTGTGCCTTGAAGAGTCCATCTACATCCACAACATCAAAGACATGAAGCTGCTGAAGACTCTGCTCAACACTCCGTCCAACCCCTCAG GTCTCTGTGCTCTTTCCATCACTCATTCCAACTCCTACCTGGCATATCCGGGCAGCTTCAGCACCGGGGAGGTGGTCGTGTACGACACCATCAGTCTG aaCACTGTCACTGTGATTCCTGCTCATGATAGTCCTCTAGCAGCCCTCACCTTCAACGCTTCAGCCACCAGACTCGCCAGCGCCTCAGAGAGG GGCACCGTCATCCGAGTCTTCTCTGTTCCTGAAGGACTACGTCTGTTTGAATTCCGCCGAGGCATGAAGAG GTACGTCAGCATCAGCTCTCTCTGCTTCAGCCCCGATGGTCTCTATCTGGTCTCCTCCAGCAACACAGAGACCGTCCACATCTTTAAACTGGAACCACTGGGACCAag TGCTGAGGATGAAGCTGCCTCCTGGACAGCGTACATGGGGAAGATGTTCTCAGCAGCTTCCACCTATCTACCTGCCCAGGTGTCTGGGATGATGAGTCAGGACCGGGCCTTTGCCACCGTTCACCTGCTGTCAGCTGCTCAGAGGAACGTCTGCACTCTGGCTGT GATCCAGAAGCTTCCCCGGCTGCTGGTGGCTACAGCTGAAGGCCAGCTGTTCATCTACAACGTTGATCCTCTTCAGGGTGGCGAGTGCACGCTGGCCTTCAAACACAG GCTGTTTGGAGCTGAGGATGAGCAGAGCGAAGGAGAACCTGAAGGGTTGGAGGTCCCAGCTCAGTCCTGTCCATCCTACGCTGAAACTGCTGCTTTACCTCCGTCTGCTCCGGTTACTGCAACCCTGACCG GCTACTCTGAAGATGGCGGCGCTAAGAAAGGAGAAGTCATTCCAGAACACGAGTTTGCTGCTGGACCTGTTTGTCTGGATGACGAGAACGAGTTTCCTCCT ATTAATTGGTGTCGGAACGGGACCGGAGGCGTCCAGGTGAGGCGCTCCTGA
- the zgc:86896 gene encoding actin-related protein 2/3 complex subunit 1A-A: MSLYSFGLEPLSCHAWNKDRTQIAVSPNNNVVNIYEKKGKDWVKIHELTEHSGRITGIDWAPESNRIVTCASDRNAYVWTMKDGLWKPTLVLVRINRAATCVKWSPLENKFALGSGARLISVCYFEKENDWWLSKHIKKPIRSTILSLDWHPNNILLAAGSADLHCRVFSAYIKDIEDKPGPTAWGAKMPFGEVLLEQKDCGGWVHSVSFSPSGDQLACVTHSSSVIVVDAAQSKQVTQLTTEHLPMLSVLHVSPTELMAAGHDSCPYQFTYKGPGTLKFVKKLDIPKQTSKGSMSAMQHFRNLDKRATEDDSNELDTLHQNSITQLCVVSGEKTKVEKFSSVGLDGAMVIWEFKH; encoded by the exons ATGTCGCTGTACAGCTTCGGCCTGGAGCCTCTTTCCTGCCACGCCTGGAACAAAGACAGAACTC AGATCGCTGTGAGTCCGAACAACAACGTGGTGAACATCTATGAGAAGAAAGGCAAAGACTGGGTAAAGATTCATGAGCTAACGGAGCACAGCGGACGGATCACAG GCATCGACTGGGCTCCAGAGTCCAACCGGATCGTGACCTGTGCTTCCGACCGGAACGCCTACGTCTGGACCATGAAGGACGGCCTTTGGAAACCCACCCTGGTTCTGGTCCGGATCAACCGAGCCGCCACCTGCGTGAAGTGGTCTCCTCTGGAGAACAAATTCGCTCTGGGCAGCGGAGCTCGGCTCATCTCGGTCTGCTACTTTGAGAAGGAGAACGATTG GTGGCTCAGTAAGCACATCAAGAAGCCGATTCGTTCCACCATTCTAAGTCTGGACTGGCATCCCAACAACATCCTGCTGGCTGCTGGATCTGCAGACCTTCACTGCAG GGTCTTCTCGGCCTACATCAAGGACATCGAAGACAAGCCTGGACCGACCGCCTGGGGGGCCAAGATGCCGTTTGGGGAGGTTCTCCTGGAGCAGAAGGACTGTGGAGGGTGGGTCCACAGCGTGTCCTTCTCCCCCAGCGGAGACCAGCTGGCCTGCGTAACCCACAGCAGCAGTGTGATCGTAGTCGATGCAGCTCAGAGCAAACA AGTGACCCAGCTGACCACCGAACATCTGCCCATGCTGAGTGTCCTCCACGTCAGTCCCACCGAGCTGATGGCCGCG GGCCATGACTCCTGCCCCTACCAGTTCACCTATAAAGGTCCTGGAACTCTGAAGTTTGTCAAGAAACTGGACATCCCCAAGCAGACGTCCAAAGGCAGCATGTCTGCCATGCAACACTTCCGTAACCTGGACAAGAGGGCCACAGAGGACGACTCCAACGAGCTGGACACCCTCCACCAGAACAGCATCAC GCAGCTGTGTGTTGTTTCAGGAGAGAAAACCAAGGTGGAGAAGTTCAGCAGCGTTGGTCTGGATGGTGCGATGGTCATCTGGGAGTTTAAG cactga
- the wipi1 gene encoding WD repeat domain phosphoinositide-interacting protein 1 isoform X1: protein MRMQAAATCRLTANRRRRSCDVGRQLFLFCFFSSSSPDLDLRTLKDPNSRRIRAHLQGGRRFRSGRFGAFLRCGFVFRRHRATRCCRSQASSPGRRAGRRPPGSRMESTEAGGSGADGTELRFGCASFNQDSTSLALGTRTGYKLFSLTMVEKLDCIHESAETPDVYIVERLFSSSLVVVVSSAMPERMNIYHFKKGTEICNYSYPENILAVKLNRQRLVVCLEESIYIHNIKDMKLLKTLLNTPSNPSGLCALSITHSNSYLAYPGSFSTGEVVVYDTISLNTVTVIPAHDSPLAALTFNASATRLASASERGTVIRVFSVPEGLRLFEFRRGMKRYVSISSLCFSPDGLYLVSSSNTETVHIFKLEPLGPSAEDEAASWTAYMGKMFSAASTYLPAQVSGMMSQDRAFATVHLLSAAQRNVCTLAVIQKLPRLLVATAEGQLFIYNVDPLQGGECTLAFKHRLFGAEDEQSEGEPEGLEVPAQSCPSYAETAALPPSAPVTATLTGYSEDGGAKKGEVIPEHEFAAGPVCLDDENEFPPINWCRNGTGGVQVRRS, encoded by the exons ATGAGAATGCAAGCAGCCGCAACGTGTCGACTGACAGCCAATCGCAGGAGGCGGAGCTGTGACGTAGGCCGTCAGCTGttcttgttttgcttcttttcctcttcttctccggATCTGGATCTCCGAACCCTGAAGGACCCGAACTCACGCCGAATCCGAGCTCATCTCCAGGGAGGCCGCAGGTTCCGGTCCGGACGGTTCGGAGCTTTTCTCCGCTGTGGATTCGTCTTCCGCCGACATCGAGCGACGAGGTGCTGCCGATCCCAGGCCTCCAGTCCAGGGCGGAGGGCGGGAAGGAGGCCGCCGGGATCCAGGATGGAGAGCACCGAGGCTGGAGGGTCTGGAGCCGACGGAACCGAGCTCCGGTTCGGCTGCGCCTCCTTCAACCAAGACTCCAC GTCTCTGGCTTTGGGAACCAGAACCGGCTATAAGCTGTTTTCTCTGACCATGGTGGAGAAACTGGACTGCATCCATGAGAGTG CAGAGACTCCAGATGTCTACATCGTGGAGCGTCTGTTCTCCAGCAGTCTGGTTGTCGTGGTGAGCAGTGCCATGCCAGAGCGCATGAACATCTACCACTTCAAGAAGGGCACGGAGATCTGCAACTACAGCTACCCCGAGAACATCCTGGCTGTCAAGCTTAACCGACAG AGACTAGTGGTGTGCCTTGAAGAGTCCATCTACATCCACAACATCAAAGACATGAAGCTGCTGAAGACTCTGCTCAACACTCCGTCCAACCCCTCAG GTCTCTGTGCTCTTTCCATCACTCATTCCAACTCCTACCTGGCATATCCGGGCAGCTTCAGCACCGGGGAGGTGGTCGTGTACGACACCATCAGTCTG aaCACTGTCACTGTGATTCCTGCTCATGATAGTCCTCTAGCAGCCCTCACCTTCAACGCTTCAGCCACCAGACTCGCCAGCGCCTCAGAGAGG GGCACCGTCATCCGAGTCTTCTCTGTTCCTGAAGGACTACGTCTGTTTGAATTCCGCCGAGGCATGAAGAG GTACGTCAGCATCAGCTCTCTCTGCTTCAGCCCCGATGGTCTCTATCTGGTCTCCTCCAGCAACACAGAGACCGTCCACATCTTTAAACTGGAACCACTGGGACCAag TGCTGAGGATGAAGCTGCCTCCTGGACAGCGTACATGGGGAAGATGTTCTCAGCAGCTTCCACCTATCTACCTGCCCAGGTGTCTGGGATGATGAGTCAGGACCGGGCCTTTGCCACCGTTCACCTGCTGTCAGCTGCTCAGAGGAACGTCTGCACTCTGGCTGT GATCCAGAAGCTTCCCCGGCTGCTGGTGGCTACAGCTGAAGGCCAGCTGTTCATCTACAACGTTGATCCTCTTCAGGGTGGCGAGTGCACGCTGGCCTTCAAACACAG GCTGTTTGGAGCTGAGGATGAGCAGAGCGAAGGAGAACCTGAAGGGTTGGAGGTCCCAGCTCAGTCCTGTCCATCCTACGCTGAAACTGCTGCTTTACCTCCGTCTGCTCCGGTTACTGCAACCCTGACCG GCTACTCTGAAGATGGCGGCGCTAAGAAAGGAGAAGTCATTCCAGAACACGAGTTTGCTGCTGGACCTGTTTGTCTGGATGACGAGAACGAGTTTCCTCCT ATTAATTGGTGTCGGAACGGGACCGGAGGCGTCCAGGTGAGGCGCTCCTGA